A window from Bosea sp. ANAM02 encodes these proteins:
- a CDS encoding RidA family protein — translation MAIKRSIRTPIQNRIVETGNLVFVGGVIADDTTQSMGPQTQNILGKIEGYLGEVGLDRKAIVAAQIFVTDLSQKKEMDAAWTGFFGEDMPTRATVGVADLGGGAIIEIVVTAAR, via the coding sequence ATGGCCATCAAGCGCTCCATCCGCACGCCCATTCAGAACCGTATCGTCGAGACCGGCAACCTCGTCTTCGTCGGCGGCGTCATCGCCGATGACACCACGCAATCGATGGGGCCCCAGACCCAGAACATCCTCGGCAAGATCGAGGGCTATCTCGGCGAGGTCGGGCTAGACCGCAAGGCGATCGTCGCCGCACAGATCTTCGTCACCGACCTCTCCCAGAAGAAGGAGATGGACGCCGCCTGGACCGGCTTCTTCGGCGAGGACATGCCGACCCGCGCGACCGTCGGCGTCGCCGATCTCGGCGGCGGCGCGATCATCGAGATCGTCGTCACGGCCGCGCGCTGA